From a single Mycolicibacterium mengxianglii genomic region:
- a CDS encoding TetR/AcrR family transcriptional regulator, with protein MTTAKADTRQTILDTAERLMVQKGYSAVGLTEVLTTAGVPKGSFYHYFSSKDAFGEAMLQKYFTDYLANMDRIIATPGASGAEQLMTYWQQFYDKQKVDDCQGRCLVVKLAAEVADLSEPMRLTLQQGTAGIIDRLERMLAAGVADHSVSLEFEPALAANSLYGAWVGASVLAKVNRSPEHLDSVMAYTRQMLHI; from the coding sequence GTGACAACGGCGAAGGCGGACACCCGACAGACGATCCTCGACACCGCGGAGCGTCTGATGGTGCAGAAGGGTTACTCGGCCGTGGGCCTCACCGAGGTGCTGACCACGGCAGGCGTCCCGAAGGGCTCGTTCTACCACTACTTCAGCTCGAAGGACGCGTTCGGCGAGGCGATGCTGCAGAAGTACTTCACCGACTATCTGGCCAACATGGATCGCATCATCGCCACGCCGGGCGCCAGCGGTGCAGAGCAGCTGATGACCTACTGGCAGCAGTTCTACGACAAGCAGAAGGTCGACGACTGCCAGGGGCGTTGCCTGGTCGTGAAATTGGCCGCCGAAGTGGCCGACTTGTCGGAACCGATGCGGCTGACTCTGCAGCAAGGCACGGCCGGCATCATCGACCGACTCGAACGGATGCTGGCCGCCGGCGTCGCAGACCACTCGGTGTCACTCGAGTTCGAGCCCGCCCTGGCGGCGAACTCGCTCTACGGCGCGTGGGTCGGGGCAAGTGTCCTCGCGAAGGTCAACCGCAGTCCCGAGCACCTCGACAGCGTGATGGCGTACACCCGTCAGATGCTGCACATCTGA
- a CDS encoding class II aldolase/adducin family protein gives MTDLQALRADVAARCRDLAAQGMAVAGAGNLSVRSDEGVLITRAGVRFETATADDITVVSPAGDVLDGSRPSSETGLHLGIYQRSAAEAVVHTHGRSSVAVGLVCDQMPLVHYNLLRLGGRIPTIPYLLFGSDELAEAVGDAVADGFGTVLMRNHGAVSSARSLAEAVEHACLLEWVCDVYLAARSIGTPAVLTDDDLHAVAEQSRRLSYGH, from the coding sequence ATGACCGACCTGCAGGCGCTGCGCGCTGACGTCGCGGCGCGCTGTCGCGACCTGGCAGCGCAGGGCATGGCCGTGGCCGGCGCAGGCAACCTCAGCGTGCGGTCTGACGAGGGGGTCCTGATCACCCGGGCAGGAGTGCGCTTCGAGACCGCGACGGCGGACGACATCACTGTCGTCAGCCCCGCGGGCGACGTCTTGGACGGTTCCCGACCGTCCTCCGAGACGGGGCTGCACCTGGGGATCTACCAGCGCTCGGCGGCCGAGGCCGTCGTCCACACCCACGGGCGAAGCTCGGTCGCGGTCGGGCTGGTGTGCGACCAGATGCCCCTGGTGCACTACAACCTGCTCCGGCTGGGCGGCCGGATCCCGACCATCCCCTATCTCCTGTTCGGGTCCGACGAACTGGCCGAGGCGGTGGGAGATGCGGTCGCAGACGGTTTCGGCACCGTCCTGATGCGCAACCACGGTGCGGTCAGCAGCGCACGATCGCTGGCCGAGGCCGTCGAGCACGCCTGCCTCCTCGAGTGGGTGTGCGACGTCTACCTGGCGGCGCGCAGCATTGGCACCCCTGCGGTCCTCACCGACGACGATCTCCACGCAGTCGCCGAACAGAGCCGACGCCTGTCCTACGGCCACTGA
- a CDS encoding DNA gyrase subunit A, whose amino-acid sequence MTAIIEQNPDLVLDQSADDYWNHYQLTFALYSVSDRAIPSAFDGLKPGQRRLLYQMHDSKLLPGNKPQKSSKVCSAVTGNLHPHGGASMYGAAALMAAEFQRVKVIDGQGAFPRIQGDIPAADRYTEMRLSAPGAALTAELDNHAVPMVSTFDGEWIEPTVLPAQWPVLLCNGAVGIAEGWATKVPAHNPREIMAACRALLKTPNMTDDRLMKLIPGPDWGCGATVVGESGLREYITTGRGAFTVRGTVSVDGKNVIVTELPPGVASNTVQERIRALVESGEMSGVADMSDLTDRRNGLRIVVTAKRGHSAEQIRDQLLALTPLESTFAASLVALDGDRVPRWWSVRELIAAFLSLRDSVVLRRSEYRLEKVTARRHLVTGLMTIHLDIDAAVAVIRNSDTVDEARLGLQERFAIDAVQADYVLALQLRRLTKLDVIELQAEAEKLDAEFAELTELVSNPDARRVVIDKELVETAKLFKGPEFDRRTVLDFSATPVTSSADQDGPRERKVNTSWRLDDRGVFSDSHGELLTSGLGWAAWTDGRIKFTSGSGLPYKIRDIPVAPDITGLVRSGVLPDGYHLALITRRGKVLRIDPAAVNPQGAAGNGVAGVKLAAEDDEVIAALPVSCENGEAILSLSEKSWKVTEVADIPVKGRGGAGVGFHPFVKGEDALLAATISATGYVRGGKSVRAEKRAKSSVKGSGGDITPAG is encoded by the coding sequence GTGACCGCCATTATCGAGCAGAACCCCGACCTGGTGCTCGACCAGAGCGCCGACGACTATTGGAACCACTACCAGCTGACCTTCGCGCTCTACAGCGTCAGCGACCGCGCCATCCCGTCGGCCTTCGACGGGCTCAAGCCCGGGCAGCGCCGTCTGCTCTATCAGATGCACGACTCGAAGCTGCTGCCCGGCAACAAGCCCCAGAAGTCGTCGAAGGTCTGCTCGGCGGTCACCGGCAACCTGCACCCGCACGGCGGCGCGTCGATGTACGGGGCCGCGGCGTTGATGGCCGCGGAGTTCCAGCGCGTGAAAGTCATTGACGGGCAAGGCGCATTCCCCCGCATTCAGGGTGACATCCCAGCGGCGGACCGCTACACCGAGATGCGGCTGTCGGCGCCCGGCGCGGCGCTGACCGCCGAACTCGACAATCACGCCGTTCCCATGGTGTCCACCTTCGACGGCGAGTGGATCGAACCGACGGTGCTGCCGGCACAGTGGCCGGTGCTGCTGTGCAATGGCGCCGTCGGCATCGCCGAAGGTTGGGCCACCAAGGTGCCCGCCCACAATCCGCGCGAGATCATGGCCGCCTGCCGCGCGCTGCTGAAGACCCCGAACATGACCGACGACCGGCTGATGAAGCTGATCCCCGGCCCGGACTGGGGCTGCGGCGCGACGGTCGTCGGTGAGAGCGGGCTGCGGGAGTACATCACCACCGGCCGGGGCGCGTTCACCGTGCGTGGCACGGTGTCGGTCGACGGGAAGAACGTCATCGTCACCGAGCTACCCCCGGGTGTCGCCAGTAATACTGTGCAGGAACGGATCCGGGCACTTGTTGAGTCCGGGGAGATGTCCGGCGTGGCCGACATGTCCGATCTGACCGACCGTCGGAACGGGCTGCGGATCGTGGTCACCGCCAAACGGGGGCACAGTGCCGAGCAGATTCGTGATCAGCTGCTCGCGCTGACTCCGTTGGAGTCGACGTTCGCCGCCAGCCTGGTCGCCCTCGACGGCGACCGGGTGCCACGGTGGTGGTCGGTGCGTGAACTGATCGCCGCGTTCCTCTCGCTCCGTGATTCGGTGGTGTTGCGCCGTAGCGAGTACCGGTTGGAGAAGGTCACCGCGCGCCGCCATCTGGTGACCGGCCTGATGACGATTCACCTCGACATAGATGCTGCCGTCGCGGTCATTCGGAACTCCGACACCGTGGACGAGGCGCGGCTGGGGTTGCAGGAGCGGTTTGCGATCGACGCTGTTCAAGCCGACTACGTGCTGGCGTTGCAGCTGCGCCGGCTCACCAAGCTCGACGTGATCGAGCTGCAGGCCGAGGCGGAGAAGCTGGACGCCGAGTTCGCCGAATTGACTGAGCTGGTGTCGAATCCAGATGCGCGCCGGGTGGTGATCGACAAAGAGCTCGTCGAGACAGCCAAGCTGTTCAAAGGCCCGGAGTTCGATCGCCGGACCGTGCTGGATTTCTCGGCCACCCCCGTGACATCGAGCGCCGACCAGGACGGCCCGAGGGAGCGGAAGGTCAACACGTCCTGGCGCCTCGATGATCGGGGCGTGTTCTCCGACAGCCACGGTGAGCTGCTGACTTCGGGTCTGGGTTGGGCGGCGTGGACCGACGGCCGGATCAAGTTCACCAGCGGCAGCGGCTTGCCCTACAAGATTCGCGACATTCCCGTCGCGCCGGACATCACCGGGCTGGTGCGTTCCGGCGTGCTGCCAGACGGCTACCACCTGGCGTTGATCACCCGACGCGGGAAGGTGTTGCGTATCGATCCCGCCGCGGTGAATCCCCAGGGCGCTGCAGGCAACGGCGTAGCGGGCGTGAAGCTGGCCGCCGAGGACGACGAAGTGATTGCGGCGCTGCCGGTTTCGTGCGAGAACGGTGAGGCGATCCTGTCGCTGTCGGAGAAGAGTTGGAAGGTCACCGAAGTCGCGGACATCCCGGTCAAGGGTCGCGGCGGGGCCGGCGTCGGGTTCCACCCGTTCGTCAAGGGCGAGGACGCCCTCCTGGCGGCAACGATCTCGGCGACCGGATACGTGCGCGGCGGCAAGTCGGTACGCGCGGAGAAGCGCGCAAAGTCGTCGGTCAAGGGTTCCGGCGGCGACATCACGCCCGCCGGGTAG
- a CDS encoding carbohydrate kinase family protein, producing MSAVAVVGPHLVDILGRPVSEIPAGQGSVVLDEIRVTVAGTGGGAAVDLAKLGAMVTSFAAIGDDLLGRLLVTQLQEHGVDTAGLVTKHGQKTASTILPIRPNGERPALHVPGAMASLQAGDVHVATLLAADAVLFGGPETTPRLLDSEGIDLFGAVRAAGIPIFVDLLYPGRPETLELLAPLLPLVDWFMPNDQQLRGLTGVDDVVEAARLLLGRGVGAVAVTVGEHGALLVRPDGDPVSVPALPTTVVDTTGCGDSFNAGMITGLLLGCTAEDAALIGCACGALVASGLGSDAGIQDLGGVLTLISESDPEAGRRIGGHVAAHTATALDA from the coding sequence GTGAGCGCCGTGGCAGTGGTCGGCCCGCACCTCGTCGACATCCTCGGCCGTCCGGTGTCGGAGATCCCCGCGGGCCAGGGCAGCGTCGTGCTCGACGAGATTCGGGTCACGGTCGCCGGGACCGGCGGTGGAGCGGCCGTCGACCTCGCCAAGCTCGGCGCCATGGTGACGTCGTTCGCAGCCATCGGCGACGACCTCCTCGGGCGACTCCTCGTCACGCAACTCCAGGAGCACGGCGTCGACACCGCTGGACTCGTGACGAAGCACGGGCAGAAGACGGCGTCGACGATCCTGCCGATCCGGCCCAACGGCGAGCGGCCCGCGCTCCACGTACCCGGTGCGATGGCATCCCTGCAGGCGGGCGACGTGCACGTCGCAACCCTGCTCGCCGCAGACGCGGTGCTCTTCGGCGGACCGGAAACGACACCGCGACTGCTGGATTCGGAGGGCATCGACCTGTTCGGCGCCGTACGTGCCGCCGGCATACCGATCTTCGTCGACCTGCTCTATCCCGGACGACCCGAGACGCTCGAGTTGCTCGCACCGCTGTTGCCGCTCGTCGACTGGTTCATGCCCAACGACCAGCAGCTGCGCGGCCTCACCGGCGTCGACGACGTCGTCGAAGCCGCACGGCTCCTGCTGGGACGCGGAGTCGGTGCCGTCGCCGTCACCGTCGGCGAACACGGCGCGCTGCTGGTGCGACCCGACGGCGACCCGGTCTCCGTACCGGCGCTGCCCACCACCGTGGTCGACACCACCGGATGCGGCGACTCGTTCAACGCGGGCATGATCACCGGCCTGCTGTTGGGATGCACCGCAGAGGACGCCGCCCTCATCGGCTGCGCGTGTGGCGCGCTGGTGGCCTCCGGACTCGGATCGGACGCCGGCATCCAGGACCTCGGCGGCGTGCTGACGCTCATCTCCGAATCGGACCCCGAGGCGGGCCGCCGCATCGGCGGCCACGTCGCCGCACACACCGCCACCGCGCTCGACGCGTGA
- a CDS encoding amidase, producing the protein MNDDLIYNDATTMAELIRTKAVSSVELVRAHLARIEATNPAINAIVTIADGALDAAHAADADLAAGKDVGPLHGVPFTVKDSIDTAGVLTQRGSPIFAGRLPTTDATSVARIKDAGGILLAKTNLPEFSYSTESDNLLTGRTNNPWNLDRTPGGSSGGESAAIAAGMSPFGLGTDLAISVRGPAAQTGIVALKPTHGRIPMTGVWPRVPRRDWHVGPMARTVRDIALTYSLLAGPDGADGFAVTPREFDSGVGSAPDRPLRVGWLVDSGLGPVDPEVAATVRAAAGALASTGVHVEQVTIPALEHDNPLALFNLQHVMELKPAMAAATKGREEDMFTMSTSMLNTPDTSIEDYIAAEQGFERIRDGYTEYFTRYDALLLPVLPIPAHPHGMTEFVIDGKTVDATHIQTFTVQFNITGLPALSMRFGTSGDGLPIGVQIAGNWHAESTVLHIASMLEGVSPVRDLHPAL; encoded by the coding sequence ATGAACGACGACCTGATCTACAACGACGCAACGACAATGGCAGAGCTGATCCGCACCAAGGCAGTGTCCTCCGTCGAACTGGTGCGGGCACACCTCGCGCGAATCGAGGCCACGAACCCGGCCATCAACGCGATTGTGACCATCGCGGACGGTGCCCTCGACGCCGCCCACGCCGCGGACGCAGACCTGGCCGCAGGCAAAGACGTCGGTCCCCTGCACGGTGTGCCCTTCACCGTGAAGGACTCGATCGACACCGCGGGCGTGCTCACCCAGCGCGGGTCGCCGATCTTCGCGGGACGGCTGCCCACGACCGACGCCACCAGTGTGGCCCGCATCAAAGACGCTGGTGGAATTCTGCTGGCGAAGACCAACCTGCCGGAATTCTCGTACTCGACCGAGAGCGACAACCTGCTCACCGGGCGCACCAACAACCCCTGGAACCTCGACCGCACCCCCGGCGGGTCCAGCGGCGGGGAATCGGCGGCGATCGCCGCCGGGATGAGCCCGTTCGGTCTTGGCACCGATCTGGCGATCTCCGTGCGCGGCCCGGCCGCGCAAACCGGCATCGTGGCGCTCAAGCCTACCCACGGACGCATCCCGATGACCGGCGTGTGGCCCCGCGTGCCGCGTCGCGACTGGCACGTCGGTCCGATGGCTCGAACCGTCCGCGACATCGCCTTGACCTACTCGCTGCTCGCCGGACCCGACGGCGCAGACGGATTCGCCGTCACACCAAGAGAATTCGACAGCGGAGTCGGCTCCGCCCCCGATCGCCCACTGCGGGTCGGCTGGCTCGTCGACTCCGGGCTGGGACCCGTCGATCCAGAAGTCGCGGCAACCGTCCGTGCGGCTGCAGGGGCGCTTGCCAGCACCGGCGTACACGTCGAACAGGTGACGATCCCCGCGCTCGAACACGACAACCCGCTGGCACTGTTCAACCTCCAGCACGTCATGGAACTCAAGCCGGCGATGGCCGCCGCCACCAAGGGCCGCGAGGAGGACATGTTCACGATGTCCACGTCGATGCTCAACACCCCGGACACCTCGATCGAGGACTACATCGCCGCCGAACAGGGCTTCGAGAGGATCCGCGACGGCTACACCGAGTACTTCACCCGCTACGACGCACTCCTGCTACCCGTGCTCCCTATCCCCGCACACCCGCACGGCATGACCGAGTTCGTCATCGACGGAAAGACCGTCGACGCCACACACATTCAGACGTTCACGGTCCAGTTCAACATCACCGGCCTGCCGGCGCTGTCGATGCGCTTCGGCACCAGCGGCGACGGCCTACCCATCGGGGTCCAGATCGCCGGCAACTGGCACGCTGAATCCACGGTCCTTCACATCGCGTCGATGCTGGAAGGCGTCAGCCCCGTCCGAGACCTCCACCCCGCCCTATGA
- a CDS encoding aminotransferase class III-fold pyridoxal phosphate-dependent enzyme produces the protein MTTDIDVTADPRQRSADAELRRRARAVVPNGMYGHQNMNAFPAIPQFIERARGARLWDVDGNEYVDLMCSWGPVILGHHDPVVEDAAERQRRQGDCLNGPAPIMVELAEAFVETVADADWVMFAKNGTDATTMCCTIARAETDRTMILVAEGAYHGAAPWCTPFPAGVTAADRANLLHYQYNDVASIRAAVGDRADDVAAIIVSPFRHDAGYDQEFVDPTFARDVRAYCDEIGAALILDDVRAGFRLHHGGSWEPLGVRADLTPWSKAIANGHPLAAVTGTDRYRDAAGGIFVTGSFWMGAVAMAASLATITELARRDAVSRMRDLGQQLRAGIVDSAERWGFDVHYTGPAQMPNLLFANDSDYELSVAFSAEAQARGVYVHPKHNWFVSAAMTEGDLDMALTGLDGAFGALRARHPRP, from the coding sequence GTGACCACCGACATCGACGTCACCGCCGATCCGCGGCAGCGCAGCGCCGACGCCGAGCTGCGCCGCCGCGCGCGAGCCGTCGTGCCCAACGGCATGTACGGCCACCAGAACATGAACGCGTTCCCGGCGATCCCCCAGTTCATCGAGCGGGCGCGGGGGGCTCGGCTGTGGGACGTGGACGGCAACGAGTACGTCGATCTGATGTGTAGCTGGGGTCCGGTCATCCTCGGCCACCACGATCCGGTGGTGGAGGACGCGGCCGAACGTCAACGGCGGCAGGGTGATTGCCTCAATGGCCCGGCTCCGATCATGGTGGAGTTGGCGGAAGCCTTCGTTGAGACCGTGGCCGACGCCGACTGGGTGATGTTCGCCAAGAACGGCACCGACGCCACGACGATGTGCTGCACGATTGCGCGCGCTGAGACCGACCGAACGATGATCCTCGTCGCCGAGGGCGCCTACCACGGCGCCGCCCCCTGGTGCACCCCGTTCCCTGCGGGCGTCACCGCCGCGGACCGCGCGAATCTACTGCATTATCAGTACAACGACGTCGCCTCGATCCGCGCCGCGGTCGGTGATCGGGCCGACGACGTCGCCGCGATCATCGTCAGCCCCTTCCGGCACGACGCCGGGTACGACCAGGAGTTCGTCGACCCCACCTTCGCCCGGGACGTCCGCGCCTACTGCGACGAAATCGGCGCCGCACTGATCCTCGACGACGTCCGCGCCGGCTTCCGGCTGCACCACGGCGGCAGCTGGGAACCCCTTGGCGTGCGAGCGGATCTGACGCCCTGGAGCAAAGCCATCGCGAACGGTCACCCACTGGCCGCGGTCACCGGCACCGATCGCTACCGGGATGCGGCCGGCGGCATCTTCGTCACCGGCTCGTTCTGGATGGGCGCCGTGGCCATGGCCGCCAGCCTCGCCACCATCACCGAACTGGCCCGCCGCGACGCCGTGTCCCGGATGCGCGACCTTGGGCAACAGTTGCGCGCGGGCATCGTCGACAGCGCCGAGAGGTGGGGTTTCGACGTGCATTACACCGGGCCCGCGCAGATGCCGAACCTGTTGTTCGCCAACGACTCCGACTACGAGCTGTCGGTCGCGTTCAGCGCGGAGGCACAGGCTCGCGGGGTCTACGTGCACCCCAAGCACAACTGGTTCGTCTCGGCTGCCATGACCGAAGGCGACCTCGACATGGCGCTCACCGGTCTCGACGGCGCCTTCGGTGCGCTGCGCGCACGCCACCCCCGGCCATGA
- a CDS encoding toprim domain-containing protein, which produces MSYTAADITELDDVQHTRLRPAVNLGLDVLNTALRELVDNAIEEVADPSHGGSCVTITLHTDGSVSVADDGRGLPVDSDPVNGKNGIVKTLGTARAGGKFSAHTDATSTGAGLNGIGAAAAVFISARTDVTVRRAGKTYLQSFGGGYPGVFDGAGGRGFDANAPFTRADTQKLRGTGNRKPDAHGTTVRILFDPAVVPDSSVDINEVLLRAHAAARMSPGVHLVVVDEGWPGEEIRPELVEPFSGPWGTDTLLDLMCAAAGTPAPGVRAVVEGRGEYTTGRGPTPFRWSLTAGPAEPATVSAFCNTVRTPGGGSHLTAAVKGLSEALADRASRMRDLGLAKGEDGPEAQDFAAVTALAVDTRAPDVAWDSQAKTAVSSRSLNLAMAPDVARSVTIWAANPANGDTVSLWTKLALEAARARRSAEGAKARSRAASKAKGLGTNLSLPPKLLPSRETGRGSGAELFLCEGDSALGTIKAARDATFQAAFPLKGKPPNVYGFTLSKARVKDEFDSIERILGCGVRDNCDPESCRYDRILFASDADPDGGNINSSLISMFLDFYRPLVKAGMVYVTLPPLFVVKDGTQRIYCQDESERDAAVAQLKATSKRKVEVQRNKGLGEMDADDFWNTVLDPQRRTVIRVHPDDGDAKLHHTLFGGPPEGRRTWMAEIAARVDTSALDLT; this is translated from the coding sequence GTGAGCTACACCGCCGCTGACATCACTGAGCTCGACGATGTCCAGCACACACGCCTGCGGCCGGCGGTGAACCTGGGCCTGGACGTGCTCAACACTGCGTTGCGTGAGCTGGTGGACAACGCGATCGAAGAGGTCGCCGATCCCAGTCACGGCGGTTCCTGCGTGACGATCACGCTGCACACCGACGGCTCGGTCAGTGTCGCCGACGACGGCCGTGGCCTGCCCGTCGACTCTGACCCGGTGAACGGCAAGAACGGCATCGTCAAGACACTCGGCACCGCGCGGGCCGGTGGCAAGTTCTCCGCCCACACCGACGCGACCAGCACCGGAGCCGGCCTGAACGGGATCGGCGCCGCGGCCGCGGTCTTCATCTCGGCACGCACTGACGTGACCGTACGCCGGGCCGGCAAGACCTACCTGCAGAGTTTCGGCGGCGGCTACCCCGGCGTGTTCGACGGCGCTGGGGGCCGGGGGTTCGACGCAAATGCACCCTTCACCCGCGCCGACACGCAGAAACTGCGCGGCACCGGCAACCGCAAGCCCGACGCCCACGGCACCACCGTCCGCATCCTGTTCGACCCTGCCGTCGTGCCGGACTCCAGCGTGGACATCAACGAGGTGCTGCTCCGTGCGCACGCCGCCGCGCGGATGTCACCCGGGGTGCACCTGGTCGTCGTCGACGAAGGCTGGCCCGGCGAGGAGATCCGGCCCGAGTTGGTCGAGCCGTTCAGCGGTCCGTGGGGCACCGACACGCTGCTGGACCTCATGTGCGCCGCCGCAGGCACGCCGGCACCCGGCGTGCGGGCAGTCGTGGAGGGCCGCGGTGAATACACCACCGGCCGCGGCCCGACGCCGTTTCGCTGGTCGCTGACCGCCGGACCTGCAGAACCGGCCACCGTTTCCGCGTTCTGCAACACCGTGCGCACCCCGGGTGGCGGGTCCCATCTGACGGCCGCCGTGAAAGGCCTGTCCGAAGCGTTGGCCGACCGCGCTTCCCGGATGCGCGATCTGGGCCTTGCCAAAGGCGAGGACGGCCCGGAGGCCCAGGATTTCGCCGCAGTGACGGCGCTGGCCGTCGACACCCGTGCCCCCGACGTGGCATGGGACTCCCAAGCCAAGACCGCGGTGTCGTCGCGGTCGCTGAACCTGGCGATGGCCCCGGACGTGGCACGCAGCGTCACCATCTGGGCGGCCAACCCGGCGAACGGTGACACCGTGTCGCTGTGGACCAAGCTGGCCCTGGAGGCCGCCCGGGCGCGGCGAAGCGCCGAAGGCGCCAAGGCGCGATCGCGCGCCGCATCGAAGGCCAAAGGCCTGGGCACCAATCTGTCCCTGCCGCCGAAGCTGCTGCCCAGCCGGGAGACCGGGCGCGGGTCGGGTGCCGAACTGTTCCTGTGCGAGGGCGATTCGGCGCTGGGCACGATCAAGGCAGCACGGGACGCCACGTTCCAGGCGGCGTTCCCGCTGAAGGGCAAGCCACCGAACGTGTACGGGTTCACGCTGAGCAAGGCCCGGGTGAAGGATGAGTTCGACTCCATCGAACGCATCCTGGGCTGCGGCGTGCGGGACAACTGCGACCCGGAATCATGCCGCTACGACCGTATCCTGTTCGCCTCCGACGCCGACCCCGACGGCGGCAACATCAACTCCAGCCTCATCTCGATGTTCCTGGACTTCTACCGGCCACTGGTCAAGGCCGGCATGGTCTATGTGACGCTGCCGCCGCTGTTCGTCGTCAAGGACGGCACACAGCGGATCTACTGTCAGGACGAATCGGAGCGCGATGCGGCGGTGGCCCAACTGAAGGCCACCTCCAAACGCAAGGTCGAAGTGCAACGCAACAAGGGTCTCGGCGAGATGGACGCCGACGACTTCTGGAACACCGTGCTGGATCCGCAGCGGCGCACAGTGATTCGCGTGCACCCCGACGACGGTGACGCGAAGCTGCACCACACCCTGTTCGGCGGGCCGCCCGAGGGCCGGCGCACGTGGATGGCCGAAATCGCCGCCCGCGTCGACACCTCAGCTCTCGATCTCACCTAG
- a CDS encoding APC family permease, with the protein MSSHAPDAAAVASAGPQSPNGTTQFKANLGTGRVALLVIACAAPLGSVIGNTPIGFTLGNGAGLPIIFLVAGLVLACFAAGYVAINRAVPGGGGFARYVHAGFGPGAGLGAAYATTVAYGSGTIAITAAAGYFADVIAEPHGVDLPWWLYSIVAMVVVGTIGRYAADLSAKVLLVMIVAEFAMLIVLDVLILAHSGLSAFPLDVFSPKQVFSGSVGPALMIAFTSFIGIESAVIYANEARNPGKTVPRAIYLCVGVISVFYFLTVWLIVGSVGVNQIVPVAEEAQGDLLFTLSGEQGGTVLTSLMQVFFLTSVLASLVALHNATTRYLQTMGAQGTMPRFLGVLHPRYRGPARASEALSVLTAVLVAVFVIVGLDPYLGVYTSLGGLFTVGIVAMQGAVAVTVVVFFRKRRDRRLWKTLIAPAIGALGLLTATGLIIANYSVLTGTEDTLPNLLPWCIPLAFVIGVVVYHDRRNVVVDFDPVPAAESRAQP; encoded by the coding sequence ATGTCATCACACGCACCGGACGCCGCCGCCGTGGCATCCGCAGGCCCTCAGTCCCCGAACGGGACGACCCAGTTCAAGGCGAATCTCGGCACCGGTCGAGTCGCACTCCTCGTCATAGCCTGTGCCGCACCGCTGGGATCGGTCATCGGCAATACGCCGATCGGCTTCACCCTGGGCAACGGAGCGGGCCTCCCCATCATCTTCCTGGTAGCGGGTCTGGTGCTCGCGTGCTTCGCAGCCGGGTACGTCGCCATCAATCGGGCGGTTCCGGGCGGAGGCGGGTTCGCGCGCTACGTGCACGCCGGGTTCGGACCCGGGGCGGGTCTGGGCGCGGCCTATGCGACGACCGTGGCCTACGGGTCGGGAACGATCGCCATCACGGCGGCTGCCGGTTACTTCGCCGACGTGATCGCGGAGCCGCACGGAGTGGATCTGCCGTGGTGGCTGTACTCGATCGTGGCCATGGTCGTCGTCGGCACGATCGGGCGGTACGCCGCCGACCTGAGCGCGAAGGTTCTGCTGGTCATGATCGTCGCGGAGTTCGCGATGCTGATCGTGCTCGACGTCCTGATCCTCGCGCACAGTGGACTCTCTGCTTTCCCGCTGGACGTGTTCTCCCCGAAGCAGGTGTTCTCCGGCAGTGTCGGCCCGGCGCTGATGATCGCGTTCACCTCGTTCATCGGCATCGAATCCGCCGTCATCTACGCCAACGAGGCGCGCAACCCCGGCAAGACGGTGCCGCGCGCGATCTACCTATGTGTCGGCGTCATCTCGGTGTTCTACTTCCTCACGGTGTGGCTGATCGTCGGGTCGGTCGGCGTGAACCAGATCGTGCCCGTAGCCGAGGAGGCGCAGGGCGACCTGCTGTTCACCCTCTCGGGCGAACAGGGTGGCACCGTGCTCACGTCGCTGATGCAGGTCTTCTTCCTCACGAGCGTCCTGGCATCACTGGTCGCCCTGCACAACGCGACAACGCGCTACCTGCAGACCATGGGTGCCCAAGGCACGATGCCGCGGTTCCTGGGCGTCCTGCACCCGCGGTACCGGGGGCCGGCGCGTGCGAGCGAGGCGCTGTCGGTGTTGACCGCCGTGCTGGTGGCCGTGTTCGTGATCGTTGGTCTGGACCCATACCTCGGCGTCTACACCAGCCTCGGCGGGCTGTTCACCGTCGGCATCGTGGCCATGCAGGGCGCGGTGGCCGTCACCGTGGTGGTGTTCTTCCGCAAGCGGAGGGACCGGCGGCTCTGGAAGACGCTGATCGCCCCCGCCATCGGCGCGCTCGGACTGCTGACGGCCACGGGCCTGATCATCGCGAACTACTCGGTGCTGACGGGAACCGAGGACACCCTGCCGAACCTGCTGCCCTGGTGCATTCCGTTGGCCTTCGTCATCGGCGTCGTCGTGTACCACGATCGCCGCAACGTCGTCGTCGACTTCGATCCCGTGCCGGCAGCCGAGAGTCGAGCCCAGCCGTGA